One genomic window of Equus caballus isolate H_3958 breed thoroughbred chromosome 6, TB-T2T, whole genome shotgun sequence includes the following:
- the NUP107 gene encoding nuclear pore complex protein Nup107 isoform X1: protein MDRSGFGEMSSPVIREAEVTRTARKQSAQKRVLIRASQDEVFANTTPRNQVIPRTPSSFRPPFTPPNRSLLRQPDVSCILGTGGRSPRLTQSSGFLGNLSVVTNLDDSNWAAAFSSQRPGLFTNAEPHNVTEDVTLSAVMLREDDPGEAASMSMFSDFLQSFLKHSSTTVFDLVEEYENICSSQVNILSKIVSRATPGLQKFSKTASMLWLLQQEMVTWRLLASLYRDRIQSVLEEENMFAVTAPNASEKTVVEALFQRDSLVRQSQLVVDWLESIAKDEIGDFSDNIEFYAKSVYWENTLHTLKQRQMSSYIGSVRPLVTELDPDAPIRQKMPLDDLDREDEVRLLKYLFTLIRAGMTEEAQRLCKRCGQAWRAATLEGWKLHHDPNVNGGTELEPVEGNPYRCIWKISCWRMAEDELFNRYERAIYAALSGNLKQLLPVCDTWEDTVWAYFRVMVDSLVEQEVRTSVMTLDETEELPREYLEANWTLEKVFEELQATDKKRVLEENQEHYHIVQKFLILGDIDGLMDEFSKWLAKSRNNLPGHLLRFMTHLILFFRTLGLQTKEEVSIEVLKTYIQLLINEKHTNLIAFYTCHLPQDLAVAQYALFLEGVTEFEQRHHCLELAKEADLDIATITKTVVENIRKKDNGEFSHHDLAPALDAGTTEEDRLKIDVIDWLVFDPAQRAEALKQGNAIMRKFLASKKHEAAKEVFVKIPQDSIAEIYNQWEERGMESPLPAEDDNAIREHLCIRAYLEAHETFNEWFKHMNSAPQKPTLITQATFTEKVAHEHKEKKYEMDYSIWKGHLDALTADVKEKMYNVLLFVDGGWMVDVREDAEEDHERTHQMVLLRKLCLPMLCFLLHTILHSTGQYQECLQLADMVSSERHKLYLVFSKEELRKLLQKLRESSLTLLDQGLDPLGYEIQSEFTHSL from the exons GAGTGGCTTTGGAGAGATGTCATCCCCTGTGATCCGAGAGGCAGAGGTGACACGGACTGCACGGAAACAGAGTGCTCAAAAGAGAGTTTTAA TTCGAGCATCCCAAGATGAAGTTTTTGCCAATACTACACCAAGAAACCAGGTGATCCCTCGAACTCCCAGCTCATTTCGACCACCCT TTACGCCACCAAACCGGAGCTTGCTGAGGCAGCCAGATGTGTCGTGCATTCTTGGAACTGGAGGGAGGTCTCCCCGGCTTACACAGTCTTCAGGGTTCTTGGGAAATCTGTCTGTG GTAACTAATCTGGATGACAGTAATTGGGCTGCTGCGTTTTCATCACAGCGTCCTGGGCTCTTCACAAACGCAGAGCCCCACAATGTAACTGAGGACGTAACTCTCAGTGCTGTTATGTTGCGTGAGGATGATCCTGGAGAAGCTG CATCCATGAGCATGTTTTCTGATTTCCTGCAGTCTTTTTTGAAGCACTCTTCAACCACAGTTTTTGACCTTGTAGAAGAGTATGAAAACATTTGTAGTAGTCAG GTGAATATACTCAGTAAAATAGTGAGCCGAGCAACACCTGGACTGCAGAAGTTTTCAAAAACAGCCAGTATGCTGTGGCTTCTTCAACAGGAGATGGTCACGTGGAGGCTGTTGGCCTCTCTGTATAG agaCAGAATACAGTCTGtattagaagaagaaaatatgtttgCAGTTACT gctCCTAATGCCAGTGAAAAAACAGTTGTGGAAGCATTATTTCAGAGAGATTCACTCGTCCGGCAAAGTCAG cTGGTGGTAGATTGGTTAGAGAGCATTGCCAAAGATGAAATTGGAGATTTTTCCGATAATATTGAGTTTTATGCAAAATCAGTATATTG GGAAAATACTCTGCATACCTTGAAACAGCGGCAGATGTCTTCTTACATAGGAAGTGTCCGTCCTCTTGTCACTGAGTTG GACCCTGATGCTCCCATAAGACAGAAAATGCCCCTTGATGATCTGGATAGAGAAGATGAAGTCAGATTACTCAAATATCTTTTCACTCTAATCCGTGCTGGAATGACAGAAGAG GCGCAACGGCTCTGTAAGCGCTGTGGTCAGGCCTGGAGAGCTGCGACCCTTGAAGGCTGGAAACTCCATCATGACCCGAATGTTAATGGAG GAACAGAATTAGAGCCTGTGGAAGGGAATCCATATAGATGCATTTGGAAAATAAGTTGTTGGAGAATGGCAGAAGAT GAGCTTTTTAACAGATATGAGAGAGCAATTTATGCAGCTTTAAGTGGGAATCTTAAGCAG CTGCTTCCTGTCTGTGACACCTGGGAAGATACGGTGTGGGCCTACTTTCGGGTGATGGTGGACAGTCTGGTGGAACAGGAGGTCCGCACGTCAGTCATGACTCTGGATGAAACTGAAGAGCTCCCTAGAGAATATTTGGAAGCCAA TTGGACCTTAGAAAAGGTTTTTGAAGAACTTCAAGCTACtgataaaaag AGAGTTCTGGAAGAGAATCAAGAACATTATCATATAGTTCAAAAATTCCTTATCCTGGGAGACATTGATG GTCTGATGGATGAGTTTAGCAAATGGCTTGCTAAAAGCAGAAATAATCTACCTGGACACCTCCTCCGCTTCATGACTcacctcattttgttttttcGAACTCTGGGACTACAAACCAAA gAAGAAGTTTCCATTGAGGTTTTAAAGACATACATACAG cttttaataaatgagaaacaTACAAATCTCATAGCATTTTACACCTGTCATTTGCCTCAAGACCTGGCTGTTGCCCAGTATGCATTATTTTTGGAAGGTGTTACGGAATTTGAACAGCGCCACCATTGCCTGGAACTGGCTAAAGAAGCAG ATTTGGATATTGCAACTATAACAAAAACTGTAGTTGAGAATATTCGAAAGAAAGACAACGGGGAATTCAGTCATCATGACCTGGCCCCAGCCCTGGATGCCGGCACTACTGAG GAGGACCGTTTGAAGATTGATGTAATTGACTGGTTGGTATTTGACCCAGCACAGAGGGCAGAAGCACTAAAACAAGGCAATGCGATAATGAGGAAATTCTTGG CATCAAAAAAGCATGAAGCTGCAAAAGAAGTATTTGTGAAGATTCCTCAGGACTCGATAGCAGAAATCTACAATCAGTGGGAGGAACGAGGAATGGAAAGTCCACTTCCTGCCGAAGACGATAATGCTATCAGAGAACATCTGTGCATTAGAGCTTATTTG gaAGCCCATGAAACCTTTAATGAGTGGTTTAAGCATATGAATTCGGCTCCACAAAAACCTACTTTGATAACTCAGGCAACTTTCACTGAGAAAGTGGCTCatgaacacaaagaaaagaaatatgag ATGGATTACAGTATCTGGAAAGGGCACTTGGATGCCCTAACTGCTGACGTGAAGGAAAAAATGTACAACGTCTTGTTGTTTGTTGATGGAGGGTGGATGGTGGATGTGAGAGAG GATGCTGAAGAAGACCATGAAAGAACACATCAGATGGTTTTACTGAGAAAGCTTTGTCTGCCTATGCTGTGTTTTCTGCTTCACACCATATTGCACAGTACTGGCCAGTATCAGGAATGCCTGCAGTTAGCAGATATGGTGTCCTCTGAGCGCCACAAACTGTATCTG GTATTTTCTAAGGAGGAACTCAGGAAATTGCTGCAGAAGTTGAGAGAGTCTTCCCTAACGCTCCTAGACCAGGGTCTTGATCCGTTAGGTTATGAAATTCAGTCCGAATTCACCCACTCTTTGTAA
- the NUP107 gene encoding nuclear pore complex protein Nup107 isoform X2 yields MSSPVIREAEVTRTARKQSAQKRVLIRASQDEVFANTTPRNQVIPRTPSSFRPPFTPPNRSLLRQPDVSCILGTGGRSPRLTQSSGFLGNLSVVTNLDDSNWAAAFSSQRPGLFTNAEPHNVTEDVTLSAVMLREDDPGEAASMSMFSDFLQSFLKHSSTTVFDLVEEYENICSSQVNILSKIVSRATPGLQKFSKTASMLWLLQQEMVTWRLLASLYRDRIQSVLEEENMFAVTAPNASEKTVVEALFQRDSLVRQSQLVVDWLESIAKDEIGDFSDNIEFYAKSVYWENTLHTLKQRQMSSYIGSVRPLVTELDPDAPIRQKMPLDDLDREDEVRLLKYLFTLIRAGMTEEAQRLCKRCGQAWRAATLEGWKLHHDPNVNGGTELEPVEGNPYRCIWKISCWRMAEDELFNRYERAIYAALSGNLKQLLPVCDTWEDTVWAYFRVMVDSLVEQEVRTSVMTLDETEELPREYLEANWTLEKVFEELQATDKKRVLEENQEHYHIVQKFLILGDIDGLMDEFSKWLAKSRNNLPGHLLRFMTHLILFFRTLGLQTKEEVSIEVLKTYIQLLINEKHTNLIAFYTCHLPQDLAVAQYALFLEGVTEFEQRHHCLELAKEADLDIATITKTVVENIRKKDNGEFSHHDLAPALDAGTTEEDRLKIDVIDWLVFDPAQRAEALKQGNAIMRKFLASKKHEAAKEVFVKIPQDSIAEIYNQWEERGMESPLPAEDDNAIREHLCIRAYLEAHETFNEWFKHMNSAPQKPTLITQATFTEKVAHEHKEKKYEMDYSIWKGHLDALTADVKEKMYNVLLFVDGGWMVDVREDAEEDHERTHQMVLLRKLCLPMLCFLLHTILHSTGQYQECLQLADMVSSERHKLYLVFSKEELRKLLQKLRESSLTLLDQGLDPLGYEIQSEFTHSL; encoded by the exons ATGTCATCCCCTGTGATCCGAGAGGCAGAGGTGACACGGACTGCACGGAAACAGAGTGCTCAAAAGAGAGTTTTAA TTCGAGCATCCCAAGATGAAGTTTTTGCCAATACTACACCAAGAAACCAGGTGATCCCTCGAACTCCCAGCTCATTTCGACCACCCT TTACGCCACCAAACCGGAGCTTGCTGAGGCAGCCAGATGTGTCGTGCATTCTTGGAACTGGAGGGAGGTCTCCCCGGCTTACACAGTCTTCAGGGTTCTTGGGAAATCTGTCTGTG GTAACTAATCTGGATGACAGTAATTGGGCTGCTGCGTTTTCATCACAGCGTCCTGGGCTCTTCACAAACGCAGAGCCCCACAATGTAACTGAGGACGTAACTCTCAGTGCTGTTATGTTGCGTGAGGATGATCCTGGAGAAGCTG CATCCATGAGCATGTTTTCTGATTTCCTGCAGTCTTTTTTGAAGCACTCTTCAACCACAGTTTTTGACCTTGTAGAAGAGTATGAAAACATTTGTAGTAGTCAG GTGAATATACTCAGTAAAATAGTGAGCCGAGCAACACCTGGACTGCAGAAGTTTTCAAAAACAGCCAGTATGCTGTGGCTTCTTCAACAGGAGATGGTCACGTGGAGGCTGTTGGCCTCTCTGTATAG agaCAGAATACAGTCTGtattagaagaagaaaatatgtttgCAGTTACT gctCCTAATGCCAGTGAAAAAACAGTTGTGGAAGCATTATTTCAGAGAGATTCACTCGTCCGGCAAAGTCAG cTGGTGGTAGATTGGTTAGAGAGCATTGCCAAAGATGAAATTGGAGATTTTTCCGATAATATTGAGTTTTATGCAAAATCAGTATATTG GGAAAATACTCTGCATACCTTGAAACAGCGGCAGATGTCTTCTTACATAGGAAGTGTCCGTCCTCTTGTCACTGAGTTG GACCCTGATGCTCCCATAAGACAGAAAATGCCCCTTGATGATCTGGATAGAGAAGATGAAGTCAGATTACTCAAATATCTTTTCACTCTAATCCGTGCTGGAATGACAGAAGAG GCGCAACGGCTCTGTAAGCGCTGTGGTCAGGCCTGGAGAGCTGCGACCCTTGAAGGCTGGAAACTCCATCATGACCCGAATGTTAATGGAG GAACAGAATTAGAGCCTGTGGAAGGGAATCCATATAGATGCATTTGGAAAATAAGTTGTTGGAGAATGGCAGAAGAT GAGCTTTTTAACAGATATGAGAGAGCAATTTATGCAGCTTTAAGTGGGAATCTTAAGCAG CTGCTTCCTGTCTGTGACACCTGGGAAGATACGGTGTGGGCCTACTTTCGGGTGATGGTGGACAGTCTGGTGGAACAGGAGGTCCGCACGTCAGTCATGACTCTGGATGAAACTGAAGAGCTCCCTAGAGAATATTTGGAAGCCAA TTGGACCTTAGAAAAGGTTTTTGAAGAACTTCAAGCTACtgataaaaag AGAGTTCTGGAAGAGAATCAAGAACATTATCATATAGTTCAAAAATTCCTTATCCTGGGAGACATTGATG GTCTGATGGATGAGTTTAGCAAATGGCTTGCTAAAAGCAGAAATAATCTACCTGGACACCTCCTCCGCTTCATGACTcacctcattttgttttttcGAACTCTGGGACTACAAACCAAA gAAGAAGTTTCCATTGAGGTTTTAAAGACATACATACAG cttttaataaatgagaaacaTACAAATCTCATAGCATTTTACACCTGTCATTTGCCTCAAGACCTGGCTGTTGCCCAGTATGCATTATTTTTGGAAGGTGTTACGGAATTTGAACAGCGCCACCATTGCCTGGAACTGGCTAAAGAAGCAG ATTTGGATATTGCAACTATAACAAAAACTGTAGTTGAGAATATTCGAAAGAAAGACAACGGGGAATTCAGTCATCATGACCTGGCCCCAGCCCTGGATGCCGGCACTACTGAG GAGGACCGTTTGAAGATTGATGTAATTGACTGGTTGGTATTTGACCCAGCACAGAGGGCAGAAGCACTAAAACAAGGCAATGCGATAATGAGGAAATTCTTGG CATCAAAAAAGCATGAAGCTGCAAAAGAAGTATTTGTGAAGATTCCTCAGGACTCGATAGCAGAAATCTACAATCAGTGGGAGGAACGAGGAATGGAAAGTCCACTTCCTGCCGAAGACGATAATGCTATCAGAGAACATCTGTGCATTAGAGCTTATTTG gaAGCCCATGAAACCTTTAATGAGTGGTTTAAGCATATGAATTCGGCTCCACAAAAACCTACTTTGATAACTCAGGCAACTTTCACTGAGAAAGTGGCTCatgaacacaaagaaaagaaatatgag ATGGATTACAGTATCTGGAAAGGGCACTTGGATGCCCTAACTGCTGACGTGAAGGAAAAAATGTACAACGTCTTGTTGTTTGTTGATGGAGGGTGGATGGTGGATGTGAGAGAG GATGCTGAAGAAGACCATGAAAGAACACATCAGATGGTTTTACTGAGAAAGCTTTGTCTGCCTATGCTGTGTTTTCTGCTTCACACCATATTGCACAGTACTGGCCAGTATCAGGAATGCCTGCAGTTAGCAGATATGGTGTCCTCTGAGCGCCACAAACTGTATCTG GTATTTTCTAAGGAGGAACTCAGGAAATTGCTGCAGAAGTTGAGAGAGTCTTCCCTAACGCTCCTAGACCAGGGTCTTGATCCGTTAGGTTATGAAATTCAGTCCGAATTCACCCACTCTTTGTAA
- the NUP107 gene encoding nuclear pore complex protein Nup107 isoform X4, with protein sequence MILEKLSFLKHSSTTVFDLVEEYENICSSQVNILSKIVSRATPGLQKFSKTASMLWLLQQEMVTWRLLASLYRDRIQSVLEEENMFAVTAPNASEKTVVEALFQRDSLVRQSQLVVDWLESIAKDEIGDFSDNIEFYAKSVYWENTLHTLKQRQMSSYIGSVRPLVTELDPDAPIRQKMPLDDLDREDEVRLLKYLFTLIRAGMTEEAQRLCKRCGQAWRAATLEGWKLHHDPNVNGGTELEPVEGNPYRCIWKISCWRMAEDELFNRYERAIYAALSGNLKQLLPVCDTWEDTVWAYFRVMVDSLVEQEVRTSVMTLDETEELPREYLEANWTLEKVFEELQATDKKRVLEENQEHYHIVQKFLILGDIDGLMDEFSKWLAKSRNNLPGHLLRFMTHLILFFRTLGLQTKEEVSIEVLKTYIQLLINEKHTNLIAFYTCHLPQDLAVAQYALFLEGVTEFEQRHHCLELAKEADLDIATITKTVVENIRKKDNGEFSHHDLAPALDAGTTEEDRLKIDVIDWLVFDPAQRAEALKQGNAIMRKFLASKKHEAAKEVFVKIPQDSIAEIYNQWEERGMESPLPAEDDNAIREHLCIRAYLEAHETFNEWFKHMNSAPQKPTLITQATFTEKVAHEHKEKKYEMDYSIWKGHLDALTADVKEKMYNVLLFVDGGWMVDVREDAEEDHERTHQMVLLRKLCLPMLCFLLHTILHSTGQYQECLQLADMVSSERHKLYLVFSKEELRKLLQKLRESSLTLLDQGLDPLGYEIQSEFTHSL encoded by the exons ATGATCCTGGAGAAGCTG TCTTTTTTGAAGCACTCTTCAACCACAGTTTTTGACCTTGTAGAAGAGTATGAAAACATTTGTAGTAGTCAG GTGAATATACTCAGTAAAATAGTGAGCCGAGCAACACCTGGACTGCAGAAGTTTTCAAAAACAGCCAGTATGCTGTGGCTTCTTCAACAGGAGATGGTCACGTGGAGGCTGTTGGCCTCTCTGTATAG agaCAGAATACAGTCTGtattagaagaagaaaatatgtttgCAGTTACT gctCCTAATGCCAGTGAAAAAACAGTTGTGGAAGCATTATTTCAGAGAGATTCACTCGTCCGGCAAAGTCAG cTGGTGGTAGATTGGTTAGAGAGCATTGCCAAAGATGAAATTGGAGATTTTTCCGATAATATTGAGTTTTATGCAAAATCAGTATATTG GGAAAATACTCTGCATACCTTGAAACAGCGGCAGATGTCTTCTTACATAGGAAGTGTCCGTCCTCTTGTCACTGAGTTG GACCCTGATGCTCCCATAAGACAGAAAATGCCCCTTGATGATCTGGATAGAGAAGATGAAGTCAGATTACTCAAATATCTTTTCACTCTAATCCGTGCTGGAATGACAGAAGAG GCGCAACGGCTCTGTAAGCGCTGTGGTCAGGCCTGGAGAGCTGCGACCCTTGAAGGCTGGAAACTCCATCATGACCCGAATGTTAATGGAG GAACAGAATTAGAGCCTGTGGAAGGGAATCCATATAGATGCATTTGGAAAATAAGTTGTTGGAGAATGGCAGAAGAT GAGCTTTTTAACAGATATGAGAGAGCAATTTATGCAGCTTTAAGTGGGAATCTTAAGCAG CTGCTTCCTGTCTGTGACACCTGGGAAGATACGGTGTGGGCCTACTTTCGGGTGATGGTGGACAGTCTGGTGGAACAGGAGGTCCGCACGTCAGTCATGACTCTGGATGAAACTGAAGAGCTCCCTAGAGAATATTTGGAAGCCAA TTGGACCTTAGAAAAGGTTTTTGAAGAACTTCAAGCTACtgataaaaag AGAGTTCTGGAAGAGAATCAAGAACATTATCATATAGTTCAAAAATTCCTTATCCTGGGAGACATTGATG GTCTGATGGATGAGTTTAGCAAATGGCTTGCTAAAAGCAGAAATAATCTACCTGGACACCTCCTCCGCTTCATGACTcacctcattttgttttttcGAACTCTGGGACTACAAACCAAA gAAGAAGTTTCCATTGAGGTTTTAAAGACATACATACAG cttttaataaatgagaaacaTACAAATCTCATAGCATTTTACACCTGTCATTTGCCTCAAGACCTGGCTGTTGCCCAGTATGCATTATTTTTGGAAGGTGTTACGGAATTTGAACAGCGCCACCATTGCCTGGAACTGGCTAAAGAAGCAG ATTTGGATATTGCAACTATAACAAAAACTGTAGTTGAGAATATTCGAAAGAAAGACAACGGGGAATTCAGTCATCATGACCTGGCCCCAGCCCTGGATGCCGGCACTACTGAG GAGGACCGTTTGAAGATTGATGTAATTGACTGGTTGGTATTTGACCCAGCACAGAGGGCAGAAGCACTAAAACAAGGCAATGCGATAATGAGGAAATTCTTGG CATCAAAAAAGCATGAAGCTGCAAAAGAAGTATTTGTGAAGATTCCTCAGGACTCGATAGCAGAAATCTACAATCAGTGGGAGGAACGAGGAATGGAAAGTCCACTTCCTGCCGAAGACGATAATGCTATCAGAGAACATCTGTGCATTAGAGCTTATTTG gaAGCCCATGAAACCTTTAATGAGTGGTTTAAGCATATGAATTCGGCTCCACAAAAACCTACTTTGATAACTCAGGCAACTTTCACTGAGAAAGTGGCTCatgaacacaaagaaaagaaatatgag ATGGATTACAGTATCTGGAAAGGGCACTTGGATGCCCTAACTGCTGACGTGAAGGAAAAAATGTACAACGTCTTGTTGTTTGTTGATGGAGGGTGGATGGTGGATGTGAGAGAG GATGCTGAAGAAGACCATGAAAGAACACATCAGATGGTTTTACTGAGAAAGCTTTGTCTGCCTATGCTGTGTTTTCTGCTTCACACCATATTGCACAGTACTGGCCAGTATCAGGAATGCCTGCAGTTAGCAGATATGGTGTCCTCTGAGCGCCACAAACTGTATCTG GTATTTTCTAAGGAGGAACTCAGGAAATTGCTGCAGAAGTTGAGAGAGTCTTCCCTAACGCTCCTAGACCAGGGTCTTGATCCGTTAGGTTATGAAATTCAGTCCGAATTCACCCACTCTTTGTAA
- the NUP107 gene encoding nuclear pore complex protein Nup107 isoform X3 has product MSMFSDFLQSFLKHSSTTVFDLVEEYENICSSQVNILSKIVSRATPGLQKFSKTASMLWLLQQEMVTWRLLASLYRDRIQSVLEEENMFAVTAPNASEKTVVEALFQRDSLVRQSQLVVDWLESIAKDEIGDFSDNIEFYAKSVYWENTLHTLKQRQMSSYIGSVRPLVTELDPDAPIRQKMPLDDLDREDEVRLLKYLFTLIRAGMTEEAQRLCKRCGQAWRAATLEGWKLHHDPNVNGGTELEPVEGNPYRCIWKISCWRMAEDELFNRYERAIYAALSGNLKQLLPVCDTWEDTVWAYFRVMVDSLVEQEVRTSVMTLDETEELPREYLEANWTLEKVFEELQATDKKRVLEENQEHYHIVQKFLILGDIDGLMDEFSKWLAKSRNNLPGHLLRFMTHLILFFRTLGLQTKEEVSIEVLKTYIQLLINEKHTNLIAFYTCHLPQDLAVAQYALFLEGVTEFEQRHHCLELAKEADLDIATITKTVVENIRKKDNGEFSHHDLAPALDAGTTEEDRLKIDVIDWLVFDPAQRAEALKQGNAIMRKFLASKKHEAAKEVFVKIPQDSIAEIYNQWEERGMESPLPAEDDNAIREHLCIRAYLEAHETFNEWFKHMNSAPQKPTLITQATFTEKVAHEHKEKKYEMDYSIWKGHLDALTADVKEKMYNVLLFVDGGWMVDVREDAEEDHERTHQMVLLRKLCLPMLCFLLHTILHSTGQYQECLQLADMVSSERHKLYLVFSKEELRKLLQKLRESSLTLLDQGLDPLGYEIQSEFTHSL; this is encoded by the exons ATGAGCATGTTTTCTGATTTCCTGCAGTCTTTTTTGAAGCACTCTTCAACCACAGTTTTTGACCTTGTAGAAGAGTATGAAAACATTTGTAGTAGTCAG GTGAATATACTCAGTAAAATAGTGAGCCGAGCAACACCTGGACTGCAGAAGTTTTCAAAAACAGCCAGTATGCTGTGGCTTCTTCAACAGGAGATGGTCACGTGGAGGCTGTTGGCCTCTCTGTATAG agaCAGAATACAGTCTGtattagaagaagaaaatatgtttgCAGTTACT gctCCTAATGCCAGTGAAAAAACAGTTGTGGAAGCATTATTTCAGAGAGATTCACTCGTCCGGCAAAGTCAG cTGGTGGTAGATTGGTTAGAGAGCATTGCCAAAGATGAAATTGGAGATTTTTCCGATAATATTGAGTTTTATGCAAAATCAGTATATTG GGAAAATACTCTGCATACCTTGAAACAGCGGCAGATGTCTTCTTACATAGGAAGTGTCCGTCCTCTTGTCACTGAGTTG GACCCTGATGCTCCCATAAGACAGAAAATGCCCCTTGATGATCTGGATAGAGAAGATGAAGTCAGATTACTCAAATATCTTTTCACTCTAATCCGTGCTGGAATGACAGAAGAG GCGCAACGGCTCTGTAAGCGCTGTGGTCAGGCCTGGAGAGCTGCGACCCTTGAAGGCTGGAAACTCCATCATGACCCGAATGTTAATGGAG GAACAGAATTAGAGCCTGTGGAAGGGAATCCATATAGATGCATTTGGAAAATAAGTTGTTGGAGAATGGCAGAAGAT GAGCTTTTTAACAGATATGAGAGAGCAATTTATGCAGCTTTAAGTGGGAATCTTAAGCAG CTGCTTCCTGTCTGTGACACCTGGGAAGATACGGTGTGGGCCTACTTTCGGGTGATGGTGGACAGTCTGGTGGAACAGGAGGTCCGCACGTCAGTCATGACTCTGGATGAAACTGAAGAGCTCCCTAGAGAATATTTGGAAGCCAA TTGGACCTTAGAAAAGGTTTTTGAAGAACTTCAAGCTACtgataaaaag AGAGTTCTGGAAGAGAATCAAGAACATTATCATATAGTTCAAAAATTCCTTATCCTGGGAGACATTGATG GTCTGATGGATGAGTTTAGCAAATGGCTTGCTAAAAGCAGAAATAATCTACCTGGACACCTCCTCCGCTTCATGACTcacctcattttgttttttcGAACTCTGGGACTACAAACCAAA gAAGAAGTTTCCATTGAGGTTTTAAAGACATACATACAG cttttaataaatgagaaacaTACAAATCTCATAGCATTTTACACCTGTCATTTGCCTCAAGACCTGGCTGTTGCCCAGTATGCATTATTTTTGGAAGGTGTTACGGAATTTGAACAGCGCCACCATTGCCTGGAACTGGCTAAAGAAGCAG ATTTGGATATTGCAACTATAACAAAAACTGTAGTTGAGAATATTCGAAAGAAAGACAACGGGGAATTCAGTCATCATGACCTGGCCCCAGCCCTGGATGCCGGCACTACTGAG GAGGACCGTTTGAAGATTGATGTAATTGACTGGTTGGTATTTGACCCAGCACAGAGGGCAGAAGCACTAAAACAAGGCAATGCGATAATGAGGAAATTCTTGG CATCAAAAAAGCATGAAGCTGCAAAAGAAGTATTTGTGAAGATTCCTCAGGACTCGATAGCAGAAATCTACAATCAGTGGGAGGAACGAGGAATGGAAAGTCCACTTCCTGCCGAAGACGATAATGCTATCAGAGAACATCTGTGCATTAGAGCTTATTTG gaAGCCCATGAAACCTTTAATGAGTGGTTTAAGCATATGAATTCGGCTCCACAAAAACCTACTTTGATAACTCAGGCAACTTTCACTGAGAAAGTGGCTCatgaacacaaagaaaagaaatatgag ATGGATTACAGTATCTGGAAAGGGCACTTGGATGCCCTAACTGCTGACGTGAAGGAAAAAATGTACAACGTCTTGTTGTTTGTTGATGGAGGGTGGATGGTGGATGTGAGAGAG GATGCTGAAGAAGACCATGAAAGAACACATCAGATGGTTTTACTGAGAAAGCTTTGTCTGCCTATGCTGTGTTTTCTGCTTCACACCATATTGCACAGTACTGGCCAGTATCAGGAATGCCTGCAGTTAGCAGATATGGTGTCCTCTGAGCGCCACAAACTGTATCTG GTATTTTCTAAGGAGGAACTCAGGAAATTGCTGCAGAAGTTGAGAGAGTCTTCCCTAACGCTCCTAGACCAGGGTCTTGATCCGTTAGGTTATGAAATTCAGTCCGAATTCACCCACTCTTTGTAA